One window from the genome of Eublepharis macularius isolate TG4126 chromosome 15, MPM_Emac_v1.0, whole genome shotgun sequence encodes:
- the LOC129343487 gene encoding free fatty acid receptor 2-like has product MDLLPHNTLVLTVYVFAFLTGLPSNLLAIYTFVLKVRQKPAPIDILLLNLTISDIILLLFLPFKMVEAASGMTWPLPDFLCPLTGFCYYSSIYISTLFLTAVSVERYLGVAYPIKYKLNRRPAYAVVASVAFWLLACSHCSIVYIVQYQVVDANETIPSPSNVSKCYEKFSPSQLRILLPVRLELCISLFCLPFLVTLFCYVNLIRILTSLPNIQARRKQRAVGLAVATLLNFAICFAPYNISHIVGFIQNQSPPWRVYALLLSTLNASLDPAIFYFSSTAIQQTFARCFAGMGRKLQVFMPRRYWLCVACCDTEGENNGIEKSSISNLGEPATERIGMKR; this is encoded by the coding sequence ATGGATCTGTTGCCGCACAACACTTTAGTCCTCACAGTCTACGTTTTCGCATTCCTGACTGGCCTACCTTCCAATCTCTTGGCTATCTACACATTTGTGCTGAAAGTACGGCAGAAGCCAGCCCCTATAGATATCCTCTTGCTCAACTTGACCATTTCCGATATTATCCTCCTGCTCTTTCTGCCCTTCAAGATGGTGGAAGCTGCATCGGGCATGACCTGGCCATTGCCAGACTTCCTCTGCCCCCTCACCGGCTTCTGTTATTACAGCAGCATTTATATCAGCACCCTTTTCCTCACCGCTGTCAGCGTGGAGCGCTACTTGGGCGTGGCTTATCCCATCAAATACAAACTGAACCGCAGGCCGGCCTATGCAGTGGTCGCCAGTGTTGCCTTCTGGCTTCTGGCCTGTTCCCACTGCAGCATCGTTTACATCGTCCAATACCAGGTGGTTGATGCTAACGAGACCATCCCGTCTCCTTCCAACGTCTCCAAATGCTACGAGAAGTTTTCCCCCAGCCAGCTCCGCATCCTCCTCCCCGTCCGGTTGGAACTCTGCATCTCCCTCTTCTGCCTCCCGTTCCTCGTCACTCTGTTTTGTTACGTCAACTTGATCCGCATCCTGACTTCCTTGCCCAACATACAAGCCCGCAGGAAACAACGGGCCGTGGGCCTGGCTGTGGCCACTTTGCTCAACTTCGCCATCTGCTTTGCTCCGTACAACATCTCCCACATCGTGGGCTTCATCCAGAACCAGAGTCCACCTTGGAGAGTGTACGCTTTGCTCCTGAGCACCCTCAATGCCTCTTTGGACCCGGCTATCTTCTACTTTTCCTCCACCGCCATCCAACAGACTTTTGCGAGATGTTTTGCTGGCATGGGCCGCAAACTCCAGGTCTTTATGCCACGGCGTTACTGGCTCTGCGTGGCCTGCTGTGACACCGAGGGAGAAAATAACGGGATTGAAAAATCATCCATCTCTAACCTGGGGGAGCCAGCTACTGAAAGGATTGGCATGAAGAGGTag